The Salinirubellus salinus genome segment GGGTCGGCTGGGGACCGCGTGTCCGGTCTGACAGCGAGCCAGCCCCTGAGCGCCGATCTGAGTTCGGCGTCGACGGGGATCACCGTGTCGCGCTTGCGCTTGTTCGAGGCCGTGCGCTCCTCCCCGTTGTAGGCGTGTCCTCGGGACGGTTCACTCGCCACGTAGAGCGTATCCGGGCGGTTCTCGACCGCTGCGCGGGGACGAGCCTCGAACGCGGCGTTCACCTCGGGGTCCTCGAGGTGCAGGTCGCGGAGGTCGAGGTTGCAGAGTTCACCGACACGCATCCCGGTCTTCAGCAGGGTAACGACGAGCGCCCGGTCCAGCGGGTGGCGGATGTCGGCCACGAACGCCCGCATCGTCGGGACGTCGACCTCCCGGCGAGCGGGGTCCGTGTCGATGGATTCGTCCATCTCCTCCATCACGAGCGCCATGGGGTTACCGTCGAACGCCTCCACCTGCGTCATGTAGGCGTAGAACCGGTGGAGGTAGGAGGCGTACGTCGCGACGGTGGAGGGCGCGTGGTCGCCACGCAGGGAGTGTACCCAGGCCATGCAGTCGCGTTGCCCGGCCGTCCGGAAGTCCACGCCACGGGTCCCGAGGAACCGCTCACAGCGGCGGAGCACCCGCTCGTAGGCGTCGCGGGTCCGCTGGGTCTTCCCGTGGTAGGTGATGTCCTGGAGGAAGTACGCCACTGGGTCCTCGGCCGAGTCCGGGGTGCCCCCCTCGACGCTCATTCGTCCACCACGTAGCCACCCGCCCGGCCGCTGTACTTCACGCGGTTGGCCGACTGGAGGGAGTCCAGTGCGTCCTCGAGTCGCTCCTCGAAGTCACCGGCGAGTCCCTCGACGAGCTGGTCCCAGTCGAGTGGTCCCTCCGACTGGAGCAGTTCGACGACCCCCGTCTCGAGGCCGTCACCCCCTGGGGTCGCGTCCGGAGAACCGCCTTCGACGGGCTTACTGGGGGTGGCCTGCCCCGATTCGACGCGTTCGAAGCCGCTCCGGCCCGATTGGACCATCGTGCGCACGAACTCGCTCAGGCTCATCCCGAGCTCGTCGGCCTGGTCGCGCCACAGGTCTCGCTGGTATGCCGGGACGTAGGTGCGTACCCCGACTCGCTCGTTCGGGTCGTCGGTACCGCCCGACCCACTCGACTCGCTCATGATTCCAGGGTCGGACCCGTGTCACTTCAATCTGTGTCAGACGCGACGATAAGTGAGTTTATCTTCCCAGGCGGCGCTGGAGTTTGATGTGTTATCTCGTTTTGTGGAGCCAAGATTCTTCTAAGTAGTGTCATACGAGACGATATACTCTGGTTGCAGGGTGGCAGTGATTGACACGCCAGGACCCTCGAACGCGCCCCGGCAACTCTTGTTATAGCATGAACGTTTATGATAGTAGCGCACGTCGGTGGGAGTAAGAGATGCTCGCTGTAGGCGTACACCACTGATTCTCCCCCTGCCCACAGCAACGTATCCGAGCACCCTGCGACCCACCAGACACAGATGACACGCACCACCGACACAGAGACCCGTACCCGACCGACCGACGACATCGACCCGATGGTCCCCATCATGCCCGGGCGCGACATCCGCACGGACGGCGGTCGAATCACGCGCCCCGAACGCGTCCCCAGGCGCCCGCCGGAGACGGAGTACACGACCGAGTACGGCCGCGGGGCCGAGGAGATCGCCCCGATGGTCGAGGACCTGCGCTGACTTTTCGGCAGACCTAAACCCTCGTACGACCCCGCTCTACTCGTGAGCGAAGCGTACACGTTCGACGACGTGAGCGTCGTCATGGGGACGTACAACGAGGAAGCCGCCATCGCCACCGTACTCTCGGACATCGACCAGGTCACCGACGGGCGTGCGGAGGTGGTGTGCGTCGACGGCAGCGACGACAGGACGCCCGACATCGCGCGTGAGCACGGCGCCATCGTCGTCGAGCAGGAGCCGCAGGGCTACGGTGTCGCGGTCCGTGAGGCACTCCTCACGGCCTCTCGGCCCGTCATCGTCACCACGGACTGCGACGACACCTACCCGATGGAGGCACTGCCGCGGTTCCTCGAGCTGATCAACGAGGGCTACGACGTCGTCAGCGGGGACCGGCTCTATCACGGTGCCGAGGCGATGCCTCTGTTCAACCGGCTCGGGAATCAGGGGTTCGCCCTCCTCGCCTCTCTGCTGATGGGCGAACGCGTCCACGACACCACCACGGGGATGCGGGCCTACCGGCGCGAGGTGATCCGCGAGAACCGTTTCACCCAGAACACCGGGCTCTCCGCGGAACTGCTGATTCGCCCGCTGATGCGGGGCTACAGGGTCCGTGAGGAGCCCATCGAGTACGCCGAACGACTCGGCGAGACCAAACTCGACCCCATCCAGGGCGGGTGGGAGATCGGCGCCAGCATCGTGAAGGTCTGTCTCGAAGAGCAGTTCCGTCGCTGAAGTATCACATTTGTTTTTACTATCGTCCGGCACGCCCGTCTCGCGTCGGACTCGTAAACTGCATGTTGATATATCGAATCCGGGCGCCTCTCGATGTCACAGTTTCGGAAAGTAGTGGCCTACCAATCGCTTGTTTTCGGCTCTCACCGCCTCGAACTCTCTTTCTCATCCCGATTCACCGCAATCTATACAGAATATGATACTTGTGGAATGGATGCGGGATCGACTTCCAAAAGTCTAAACATAGTGGTAGGTACGGCGAAATAATCATGTCACTCTTGATTGGTCGGTTCGTGCGGAGACGCGGCCGCGGACTACTTCAGATGCGAACCACAGTTAACTTTGATTGAAAGTCAGGTCTACTCTTTGGTTGGTTTCCTGTGTATGGCCACCGGTCAGTCGTCGTATCGCTCTACGAGGAGTTCCTGAATGTCGTCCACGTGGCTTAGGAGTCGCCGTGCCTCTTGGGATGCCTCCACGGCACCGTAACGCTCCATCGCATCGAAGACCTGCTGCCCATCCTTATCGAGTCGGTAGAGTTTGCGGTCTCCTTCCTCGTCGATGACCCGGTCAAGTTCCCACGCCTCGAGTCGGATTCCCTCCTCCAGTCGCTTGGAGAGCGTGCTGGTGCTGATTCGGAGGCTCTCCTCAAGATCGGTGAACCGCCGTGGCTTCGTACCGAGGTCAGCGACGATGTGTAGCGTTCCCTCTGCCCGAAGGAACTCCCGCCACGCCTCGCGCTCGTCCATCTCTGCGAGTCTGATGGTGCGGCCCCCAGAAGTCGGTTGCGTAGCTCAATCGAGTGGGGATACTACCGATTCATCACGGGTAACAGCACAGTCTTCTCGGCGATTTTCGGCGGTTCAGCCTCTTTCCCTAATCTGAACAGTACTATCTGATCGACTCCTTAGATTCAATCTCCACTCGGCAAGTCCGGTTCGGCGAACTCGTCCTTGATGTACACCACCGGTAGCCCCAATACGGTATCTATCCGACCGCGATTCTCATACATATGCGACTTGTCCGCGGTGACCAGCTTCTCGATGAGATTCCGATTACGCTGGTGCGCCGCATCGCAGAGAATCATCTTGTCCCGGTACCCGTTGACGAACCCGAGTCGCCTGTTGCGTTCTCCTTCACTCCACGAGTTAGACGGGCCCCAAGTGACCCGATTCTGAAGCCGGTCTCGGGTCTCCAAGGCGTCGTGCATAATGGTGTCGCACAGCACATCTATCGCCCTGCGCGCTACCTTCTGAGTTACCGTTTGGCCACCAATCTCGCGTTGAAGGAACTCCCTGATGTTGGGTCTGATGATGTCCCGAATCAGTCGTTGGGGGTACACCTCCTCCTCAATACCGGTCACTGACACGAACTCGTCCACGAGTGTCTCTATATCCAACTCCTCGTCGCCGTAGCTCCGGAGCTTGATGTCCAAATTGGTTTGCGTGACTCGAATGTTGGAGAACTTCTCACCGAACAATCCCTCGCAACTTCCCCAGCTCACCTCCGTCGATTCAAGCGAGTTATTCGAGGTTCTATTGCAGTACTCGTAGATTACTGCCCGACTCGTGTAGAGCGAGTTGTCTGTCTCAAAGAGTCGTTCGGCCTCATCGCGCCAGAGATCGTGAAGGAATGTAACCCCAACGAGCGGCGCGGTGTCGAGAAAGTACCGTGTCATAGAGATCTACCCGAGCACCTCAAAGTCGACATGAGGGAGAACGAGCGCATCGGCAGCTCTCCGCGTGGTCTGGTCGTCCCGGGCGTTCGCCTTCGCCTTCTCACGTTCCCAGTCCCTCAGCTGGCTCCGGAGCTGTTCCTTTGCGTCCTCTATGCTGGTGAGGTTAAGCTCCTGTTCGATGCGCTCTCGCGTCAGTCCGTCGTTCTCTCGCACCGCCAGTTCCAGGCAGAAAAGCCGCCAGAACACCTTGGAGTACTTTTTGGCTTGCGCCGGTTCGTACCTACTGGAGTCCAGCTCGGTGCTCATCAGCCGGTACCAGATGTGAAGGTCATCCTCATACGTCGGGAACGATTCGGTCGGGAAGCTCTCGACGATTTCGAAGACCGTCTCACGCGTCGCCCCGACGTTCCTGTCAAACGAGAGTGTCATCTGTTCCGAGTCCGCCGTCTCTAACTGCTTGTCTATACTTCGGTAGTGTCGCTGAACCGCGTAAGGCGCATCGTCGTACATCCGGTCAGTCAGGCCCTCCAAACCAAGGTCGTAATAGCGTTCGAGCGTGCGACGAACCGCCCGTCGTGCCCGCCGAACAGTCCCATCTGGCCGGTCAATATCATCCACCGTGATGTCGCAATGTACCTCGGCGTCGTCCAGTTCTCCCCCGGTGTGGAGATCAGTGCCGGTCGTCGCGGCCATCGTCCCATACATATACCAGAACGTCGGGATGTCAACCGTGATTCGCTCACTTTCAAGCTCGTCCTTTGCGAAGTAGAGCAGCTTGTGGAGGGCCTTTTTCGGGAGAGAGACTTCGGAGTCGTACTCGTCGAGCAGTAGGGCGGCCACCTCGTCCGTACTCATTTCACCGTACATCAACTGGTCAACCAGTCGTACGATTCGAGGGTATATTTGTGTAGGGGCCGGGGGGAAACATTCTCCACGATGTGGCACGCATTGCCGGCGAGCGGATGCCGATCTACAACCACGAGGGCGGGAGCGAGGCAAGCGGGGACAAAGGCGAGAAGTATAAACAGGCGATTGAGGAGTATCTTCGCGCTCGTGGGTTCAGCATCGAGCGTCGTTCGAACCACCACAGCACCACCGAAGACTTGGCCGCTGTCGGTGTGGGTGACGATTTCCTCTACTTTGGTGGTGAGAAGGTTGGGGACGCGGTGAAAGAGTTCTGGCGGGTAGAGGCCAAGGCGACCAAGCTGTCGCGGCTGGACGATGACTTCCTAACCGAGCTGGCGCGCGTCTTCATCGACTACTGTGAGGAAGACGGTCAGTTCGCGTACCACATCTTCGCCTCTTATCTCCAGGCCTTCGAAAAGTGGGAACGAATTTTCGACCCTCGAAAGAACACGCCGGAACACATCGAGGACTACTTCGAGACGATGGGGGAGAATCAGAAGCTGAACGAGGCCGAGCTAACCGCCTTCAACCAGCTCGATCTTGAGGACTTCGAACGATTCCTAGGCGACGTGTTCGTCCATCGAGCGACGTGGAATCGGCTCGGACAGATGGCCGAAGACGAGCGGGGCGTCGATCGAGAAAAGTGGGACTTTTACACCCGCGAGAACGCGCCGGTTCATGAGAGGGAGACACTCGTCGCCAACTTCCTCCGAATTAGTGGGTTTCCAGAGTCAATCTACATCGGTCGGAACCTAGCCGACCATCCTGAGGACATCTTCGTTGACAACCCTCGTCATCTCCCAATTTGGGTTGAGGAAGGGTCGTTCTACAGTCTGCTTCCGCCCTCCGAGATGTCGCAATCACTCATTCAGTTCGTAGAAGAGGACTCAGTCCGGAGCCGACCTTTCCTTGAGTGGCTAAACGTCGAAGAGGAGGCGCCTCGTCTCGCGAAGCGGCTGTTCAACCGTGCGGTTCGAGAACGAGCGGTTACGCGGTACGAGGGTTGTAAGCTGGTGCGTCACCGGTACGAGAACCGCCTACTTTTCGAACACGAGACGGAGGGCTCCGATGCCGGGGATGGCGATATGAACAAGACGAAAATTGAGGGATGGGACGTGGCAATGGACTGGAGCGGCTACGCCGCCCACCGCTATGCTAATCCAGTTGTCAAGCGATACGATGACCAGTTCTACGTGTTCATCGACACTGGGTGGATGTTTTCCCGCTCCGGAAGAGGTGCCAGTATCATCGACGGAGACCTGGCGAGCGAACTCCACAACGACCTCCAGAGTGCCGGGCACGGAAATCCCAACAACCTGAAGGCCCAGTTCCGCCAGTGGCGGGCCTACCTATGGATGGACGGCTCCGATCGAGAAGGACTATCGCCACCCGGAGACGACCCACAAGAGCTGGAGTTCGACGCGGTGGAAAGCCTACGAATCGGGAAGCGTCCCCCGAAGAACACCGAAGAGCGGGAACATCTGATGCAACGAGGTGTTGATGATTACTGATGCCCGAATTTGATGTGGACTTCCTCACCGAGCCCGACCTCGTGTTCGACGGCGGTCAGAGTGCGAAGGATCCGCGCGCCGGACTCCTGAAGTACGGCCCCTGTCCGCCGCGCGACGGTTCGGAACACGAAATCGTCCGGATCGGTTTAATCGGTGATAGCTGGTCGATTTCAGCGATGCGCGGCCTTTTGGAGGATATGCGCTATGGGATACTCCCGAACGGGAGCGACCGCGAGCGGTGGAACCAACCGTTCCCCGGCCTCGGCCCGAACTCCGAACTCCGGATGTCGTTCGACCAGCGGCAGATGTGGCGGGGGAGAATCGAGGAAGACGACCTTGACGCGCTGACCGGCGTCAGAGGCGAGTCTAAGCGTGTTGAGCAGGCAATCAACTACGTCAAGTTCCAGATGGAAAACATCTGTTCCCAGACGCCGAACCCAGACGTGGTCATTGTCAGCATCCCCGAAACCCTCGCAGAGTTGCTGACTGAGGGTAAGAAAGCGGATACTATTCGGACGACGGACACCGATTTCAGAAGCCGAATCAAGCTACTTGGGATGCTCAACGACACCCCAACGCAGTTGATCGGCCCCAAGACCCTCCGCGGTGAGGACGTCCAACCAAAGCGCGAGGTGGCATGGAACCTCGCGGTCGGGCTCCTCTACAAGGCACGTCGAGGGCGGCCGTGGAAGCTCACGGAGCTAAAGTCGAACACCTGCTACGCCGGCATCTCGTTTTATGACGAGCGTGGGACAGACCCCGACACAAGGGCCTCAATCGCGCAGGTGTTCATGGAAACCGGGGAGAACTTCGTCATTCGGGGCGACCCGGTCGCCGACATAGCCAGCGATAAGAACACCGGTCGCACCCACCTTTCGACCGAGGATGCGGAGAGACTGATTGAGACTATCTTGGAGCGGTACGGCGAGCGACGTGAGGAGCGCCCCGACCGATTGGTGATCCACAAATCCTCCAACTTCTGGGAAGAGGAGACTGCTGGTTTCATCTCCGGTTCAGAAGGGGTGAGGCGTCGTGACTTTATCACAATCCGCGAGCACCATCCGATTCGGCTGTTCAGCAATACACAGTACCCACCCCTTCGCGGAACGGTCGCTCTCCCGCCGGGACGGGAGGAGTACTACCTCTACACGAAGGGGTTTGTGCCGGAAATCTCGGCGTACAACGATTCCGGTACTCCCAACCCCATTGTCGTCCGACCCCACGGAGAGGTGAACGACACCTCGTACCGAGAGATATGCGAGGAGATACTTGCTTTCTCAAAGCTTGACTGGAACAGTTCAGATTTCTGTAAGAAGCTCCCCGTCACCGTTGGCATCGCGGACGCAGTGAGCGACATTCTCGCGGAGCCTATGGCGCAGGAGCTACCGGACGGCGCGTTCCCGTACCACTATTACTACTATATGTGAGAGTCTCAGGCGGAGTTAGAGCCGTTTCTCGGTGATGTCCTTAGCAGGGACAAAGACGCGGACGAGTTCGCCCAGCTCCCACGTCCGGTGGACGTCGGCGAGGTTGTGGAGGCACACCTGGAGCAGGTCGCCCGTGCGGTAGTGATGGGCGGCGCTACCGGAACTCTCGAACGGGTCGTACGCCCGCGACGCGTACCATGGATGGCCCTCCACATCCAACAGCCCCGCCGGGTCGGGCGCGTCCTCGAACAGCAGCTCGTGGGCGCCGGTGAGCGTGTTCGCGTCCGCACTCGCGCCGTACGCCGTGTGGGTGGTGTTCAGGCGCTTCTTCACCGGGTCGTACAGATCCGAGGACATCACGCCGTCGAGCACCCAGTCCACGCCCCGTCTGAAGCAGCGGGTACGAACGAACGGGAGGTCGAAGCCACCCTTCCATGAGTCTGCGTTGTAGGCGACGAGTCGGTCGTAGTCGCGTTCGAACCGCTCGAACAGCTCCTCGCCCATCGCCCGCAACAACTCCGTCTCGTCGTCGCACACTCGGACGCGCACGTCCGCCCCGCTCGCGTCATCGAGGCCGTCCGTGAGCAACCGCTCGTCCACGGAGTGTGGGCCGGCGTTTACGAGTAGGGTGGCGTGTCCGCCGCGATACCAGAACCCGCAGACGGTGATCTCACCCCGCCAGCCGAAGCCGGTCGTCTCGATGTCCCACGCCACGTGGCCGCGGTCTGTCCAGTCTCGCATCTCCTCGGACGAGACGAACGCTGACGGGATAGGCGAAACCGGGTCGTTGCCGGGACTGCCGGGTTCAGCGCCTTCCTCCCGGGCGGAGAAAGATTTACTCAGTCACGACAACGTACCAACAGACGACATGGCCGCCCCGACGCTGATAGATGGCATCAAGCGAGCCCTCGTGCTCCTCGCACTCCCGTCAGCGGGGGTTCTCGCACTCGTTGGCGGCGTTGACGTCATCTACGGGGGTGAGGTCGCCGGGCAAGCCTACCTCGGGGCAATTGCGGTGATTCTCGGGGGAGTCTACCTGGCGGCGAAGTACTGGAACATCCGCTACACCGTGGGCTTCGTCGGTGCTGGCGTCGTGGCCGTGGTGGGTGCTCCGAGCTTCGTCTCCAACTTGATTCCCGAGACGTACGCCAACGCGGGGACGCTTCTCGTACTGTTGTTCGTCGTGTTGGTGGGGATGCGCCTCCTCGACAAGATGGAGGGCTGACCCGGCTCTCGGCGTACTACTCAACCGTGGAGTAACGTCGCGCCTTCCCCTCGCCCTCTGCGGTGACGAGGTTGTACCGACGCATCTTCCGGAGGTAGTTGCGGAGCGTGCGCTCTGCCCGCGGCTCGTCCACCGCCTCGCGGTACGCCTCGTAGAGCGCGTCCGGGCGGACGCCGTCCCGCTCGGTGATGAGGTCGTACACCACGCGCTGGTGCGGGGTGAGCTTCTCGAGGCTCTGCTGGCGGATCTTGGACTTCGCTTCCGGGGCGGCCTCGCGGAGCATCGCGTCGGTGATGCGGGCCGCTCCCTCCCGGTCGGCGGCCTCGGCGGCCGCACGGAGCGTACCGATGGCCACGCGTGCGTCGCCGGCGGCCGCGTCCGCGACCCACCTGAGCTGTTCGTTCGTGATGGCATCCTCTCGGAGACCCCACCGCACGCGGTCTTCGAGGATGGCAACCAGCTCGTCCACGCCGTAGCGATCGAACCGGATGTGGTGGGCGGTCTTGAGGCGGCTGGCAACGCGCTCCTCGAGCGGCGCGTACAGTGCCTCCTCGGCGTTGGCGATCAGGACGACGGAGAGCCCGCGCGTGCGGTGGAGGTC includes the following:
- a CDS encoding tyrosine-type recombinase/integrase; translated protein: MSVEGGTPDSAEDPVAYFLQDITYHGKTQRTRDAYERVLRRCERFLGTRGVDFRTAGQRDCMAWVHSLRGDHAPSTVATYASYLHRFYAYMTQVEAFDGNPMALVMEEMDESIDTDPARREVDVPTMRAFVADIRHPLDRALVVTLLKTGMRVGELCNLDLRDLHLEDPEVNAAFEARPRAAVENRPDTLYVASEPSRGHAYNGEERTASNKRKRDTVIPVDAELRSALRGWLAVRPDTRSPADPLFLSTRDRWGERLTPKMVRNVVRGHAEARGWHREGGDAAENVTPHYFRHFFTTHLRDRTGDRGVVKYLRGDVASDVIDTYTHNWGDRVRSVYEANVYAVL
- a CDS encoding DUF5805 domain-containing protein, encoding MSESSGSGGTDDPNERVGVRTYVPAYQRDLWRDQADELGMSLSEFVRTMVQSGRSGFERVESGQATPSKPVEGGSPDATPGGDGLETGVVELLQSEGPLDWDQLVEGLAGDFEERLEDALDSLQSANRVKYSGRAGGYVVDE
- a CDS encoding dolichyl-phosphate hexose transferase, coding for MGTYNEEAAIATVLSDIDQVTDGRAEVVCVDGSDDRTPDIAREHGAIVVEQEPQGYGVAVREALLTASRPVIVTTDCDDTYPMEALPRFLELINEGYDVVSGDRLYHGAEAMPLFNRLGNQGFALLASLLMGERVHDTTTGMRAYRREVIRENRFTQNTGLSAELLIRPLMRGYRVREEPIEYAERLGETKLDPIQGGWEIGASIVKVCLEEQFRR
- a CDS encoding winged helix-turn-helix transcriptional regulator codes for the protein MDEREAWREFLRAEGTLHIVADLGTKPRRFTDLEESLRISTSTLSKRLEEGIRLEAWELDRVIDEEGDRKLYRLDKDGQQVFDAMERYGAVEASQEARRLLSHVDDIQELLVERYDD
- a CDS encoding argonaute/piwi family protein; protein product: MPEFDVDFLTEPDLVFDGGQSAKDPRAGLLKYGPCPPRDGSEHEIVRIGLIGDSWSISAMRGLLEDMRYGILPNGSDRERWNQPFPGLGPNSELRMSFDQRQMWRGRIEEDDLDALTGVRGESKRVEQAINYVKFQMENICSQTPNPDVVIVSIPETLAELLTEGKKADTIRTTDTDFRSRIKLLGMLNDTPTQLIGPKTLRGEDVQPKREVAWNLAVGLLYKARRGRPWKLTELKSNTCYAGISFYDERGTDPDTRASIAQVFMETGENFVIRGDPVADIASDKNTGRTHLSTEDAERLIETILERYGERREERPDRLVIHKSSNFWEEETAGFISGSEGVRRRDFITIREHHPIRLFSNTQYPPLRGTVALPPGREEYYLYTKGFVPEISAYNDSGTPNPIVVRPHGEVNDTSYREICEEILAFSKLDWNSSDFCKKLPVTVGIADAVSDILAEPMAQELPDGAFPYHYYYYM
- a CDS encoding Cdc6/Cdc18 family protein: MIVDPRPLEPAFVPGDVRHREGEVDALTSSLDPLLDGRHADPALLTGPSGTGKTCIARHVGDRLQRETDATVQYVNCWDAYTRYKTLYRLLEGIGEAYDVHRQSTPRDSLLDRLRENLDTPYVAILDEVDQLEEKGVLYDLHRTRGLSVVLIANAEEALYAPLEERVASRLKTAHHIRFDRYGVDELVAILEDRVRWGLREDAITNEQLRWVADAAAGDARVAIGTLRAAAEAADREGAARITDAMLREAAPEAKSKIRQQSLEKLTPHQRVVYDLITERDGVRPDALYEAYREAVDEPRAERTLRNYLRKMRRYNLVTAEGEGKARRYSTVE